The Methylocella silvestris BL2 DNA segment TCTCGCCGGGACCGCTCAAGACTCGCGCGTCGGGTGGGCTGAAAGACTTCGATACGCTGCTGAATGAAGCGGCCCACAGAGCGCCGGTTGGCGAACTCGTCGATATTATGGATGTCGGCTACGCCTGCACCTATCTCGCGACGCCCTTCGCCCGTCGCATCACCGGCGGCACTGTTTATGTCGATGGCGGCGCGCACATCGTCGTTTAGAGAGCGGGATGTGAGAAATCTGCGATTTTTGCGCCACGCTCCCTGTTGGCGTCAGCTTGGCGCAATCCCAAATCATCGTGATCTGAGCATTTTCCGCGGGCGACCCCGCCAGATCGCTGAAATGCCGCGCTCAAACGCCCATTGGCCATCGTCATGTCGCCTGCCCGGGCGCCCTTGGCGCGCCAGCGCCTTGTTCCAGCGAACCGCCGCTTTGACGCGCAGGGTGGACGAAAGACGCAAAATCTGCCCAATAGGCCCTCTGTAACGTAAACGCTATCCGTCGCGACGATGGGGGACCGATGGACGTCAAGACGACAGATTTGCCCGGCGTCCTGGTTTTGAAACCGCGCCGGTTCGCTGACCAGCGCGGCTATTTCGTTGAAACCTACAATCGGCGGACATTCGCCAAGGCAGGCGTCGACGCGCAATTCGTCCAGGATAACCAGTCCTTTTCAGCCAAGGCCGGAACGATCCGCGGCCTGCATTTCCAGCTGCCGCCGGCGGCTCAGGCCAAGCTTGTCAGAGCGGTGCGCGGCGCGATCTTCGATGTGGCGGTCGATCTGCGCGCCGGCTCGCCGACATTCGGCCGCTGGATCGGAGAGACGCTGACCGCTGGCGGCGGAGAACAATTGCTGATTCCGCGCGGCTTCGCTCATGCCTTCTGCACCCTCGAGGACGATGTGGAAGTCGCCTATAAGGTCGATGATTTCTATGCCCCGACATGCGACAGCGGATTGATCTGGAACGATCCCGATCTCAAGATCGAATGGCCTGTCGAGGCCAGCGCCGCCGTCCTTTCGGACAAGGACGCCAAGCTCGGACGTTTCGCGGATTTCGTTTCTCCATTTCGTTTCGAGGCGGGCGCGCCATGAAAGACGCGGCGCCGAAACGGATCCTCGTAACGGGAGGCGCCGGCTTCATCGGCTCCGCCGTGGTGCGTGAGATCATCGGCGAGACGCCTCACAGCGTTCTCGTCGTCGACAAGCTGACCTACGCTGGCAACCTCGATTCGCTCAAGCCTGTCGCCGCCGATCCGCGCTATGACTTCATCCGCGCCGATATCGTCGACGCGCCGCGGATGCAGTCGGTTTTTGCGCAGTTCCAGCCGGATATCGTTATGCATCTGGCGGCGGAAAGCCACGTCGACCGCTCGATCGACGGTCCCGGCGAATTCATCCAGACGAATGTCGTTGGAACCTTCACCCTGCTGCAGGCCACCCTTGGCTATTGGCGCGGCCTGCCCGCCGCGCGGCAGACCTCGTTCCGTTTCCACCACATCTCGACCGACGAAGTGTTTGGCTCGCTCGGGCCGGAGGGTTTTTTCATCGAGACGACGGCCTATTGCCCGAATTCGCCCTATTCGGCGTCAAAAGCGGCGTCCGACCATCTCGTCAACGCCTGGCGGCACACATATGGATTGCCGACGGTGCTCAGCAATTGTTCGAATAATTACGGCCCCTACCATTTCCCCGAAAAGCTGATCCCTTTGACGATCATTAACGCGCTCGAAGGCAAGCCTTTGCCGGTCTATGGCGCGGGCGCCAATATTCGTGACTGGCTCTATGTCGAGGACCACGCGCGCGCGCTGTTAACCGTCGCGACGCAGGGCGCGGTCGGCGGCTCCTATTGCATCGGCGGCCACAATGAAAAAACCAATCTCGACGTGGTCCACGCCATCTGCGCTCTTGTCGACGAGCTTGCGCCGGATCGCGCCATCGGGCCGCGCGCCGGGCTTGTGAGCTTTGTCTCGGACCGGCCCGGCCATGATCTGCGCTATGCGATCGATCCCAGCAAAATCGCGGTCGATCTCGGCTGGAGGCCGCGCGAGACATTCGAGTCGGGGCTGCGGCAAACGGTTCAATGGTATCTTGAACATCGCGACTGGTGGGAGCGCATAAGGACTGGCGTCTACCGCGGCGAACGGCTTGGCGTCGCATGATCCTGATTTTTGGCGCTGGCGGACAGGTCGGACAGGAACTTCAGCGGGCGGCATTCGGCAAGGGCGTCGCCTGCAGGGCGCTGTCGCACGCTGAGGTCGATATCGCCGACGCCGCTGACGTCGCGCGCGCCTTCGACGAAACGCGTCCGACGCTTGTGGTCAACGCCGCCGCCTACACCAAGGTCGATCTGGCCGAAACGGAAGTCGACGCGGCGCAGCGCGCCAATGAGATCGGACCGGGCGTCGTAGGCAAGGCCTGCGCGGCGCGCGAAACGCCGTTGATTCATATCTCGACCGACTACGTCTTCGACGGGACCAAAACAGGCCCCTATGTTGAAAGCGATCCCCTTGCTCCGCTCGGCGTCTACGGCCGCACAAAGGCGGCCGGCGAGGCCGCCGCGCGCGACGCCGCGCCGCGGCACGTTATCTTGCGCACCTCCTGGGTCTATGGCGAGTTCGGCAATAATTTTTTGAAAACCATGCTGCGACTCGCAAGAGACCGCGACGAGCTGCGCGTCGTCGCCGATCAGCATGGCTGCCCGACCTCAACGCGCGACATCGCCGCCGCGATTCTGCGCATCGCGCCACGGCTCGAAACGAGCTCCGATTTATATGGCCTTTATCATTTTGCCGGCGTTGGCGCGACGAATTGGCATGGCTTCGCCAGCCGCATCGTCGAGGCGCAGGCCAACATCACCGGCCGGCGGCCGACGGTTGCGGCGATCACGACAGCCGACTATCCGACGCCGGCGCGGCGGCCGGCCAATTCCGTTCTCGATTGCAGCCTGTTCGAGAAAAGCTTCGGCTTTAGCGCTCACAACTGGGGCGAGGAAACCGATGCGGTGGCGAAAGCGCTCGCAAGCAAGGGTTGAATTTGTCTATCTAGCGGGGCGCCGACTTTTTCGGCGCAGACGTCCGGCATTTCATAAGCCAGAATTCATAAGCCCGCAGCGGCGAGAGGCGATCGATCATGCGTAAAGGGATAATTCTCGCCGGAGGGTCCGGGACGCGACTGCATCCGCTGACGCTGGTGACGTCCAAGCAACTCCTGCCCGTCTATGACAAGCCGATGATCTATTATCCGCTGTCGACCTTGATGCTGGCCGGAATCCGGGAAATCCTGATTATTTCGACGCCGCAGGATCAGCCTGCCTTCCGGCATCTTCTCGGCGATGGAAGCCAATGGGGCATTAAGCTCGATTATGCGGTTCAGCCGTCTCCGGACGGACTTGCGCAGGCTTTTCTCATCGGCGCCGAGTTTCTGGACGGCAAGCCTGCGTGCCTTATCCTTGGCGACAATCTTCTTTACGGCCACGGCCTGTCGGAAACGCTGCGGCGCGCCGCTGCCTCAGCCGGCTGCGCCACCGTTTTTGGCTATTCGGTCGACGAGCCCGAGCGCTACGGCGTCATCGAATTCAATGAAGCGGGCGACGTTCTGTCGATCGAAGAGAAGCCGCAAAGGCCGAAATCCAGCTGGGCGGCGATCGGCGTCTATTTCTACGACGCCGACGTCGTCCAACTGGCGCGCAGCCTTAAGCCGTCGGCGCGTGGCGAGCTCGAAATCACCGATCTCAACAACCTTTATATTCGGCAGAAACGATTGAAGCTTGAAAGACTGGGACGGGGCTTTGCCTGGTTCGACGCTGGCACGCATGATTCCCTGATGGAGGCGGCCGAGTTCGTCCGCGTCCTGCAAAAACGGCAGGGCCAGCTGATCTCCGCGCCGGAAGAGGTCGCCTATCTCAACGCCTGGATATCGAAGGACGCTTTCGCTCAGCTCGCGCTTAAGCTCGGCAAAACCAAATATGGGCAGCGCCTGCTCGACCATTTCAAAGTCTGACGCCGACGCTGCTATTTGACGAAGGAATAGGCTGCAAGGCCAGTCGTCGTCGGCCCGGAGATCAGGCCAACGACTTCCATGACTTTCTGCGCGTCGGTGATTGGCGCATTGGAGACGTAGAGCAGATCGCGGTTCTGGATGCGGAAGCCCTGGGCGACGAACAGGCTCGCGGCGTCGCGCAGGTTCAGCCGGTACACGACCGGCGTCAACTGATGCGGCGCGGCGATGGTCGTGTTCGGGTTGAGCGCGCGAACGACGCTTTCAGGCTCGAAACGGAAGACGAAGACGCCGGCGGGATCCGAGCGAAAATCCAGCAGTCCCCCCGCCTTGGCCAGCGCCTGCGAGAGGCTGATGCCTTCGGCGTCGAAGGGGATCTCGGCGTTGCGGCCCGTCGCGCCATAGGCGATGAAGGTTTGCGGATCCCGGATCAACGTCAATACGTCGTTGGGGCGCATGAAGATGTTTTCTCGTGGATCGGCAGAGACGCGCGTCATCGCGACGCGAACCGTCTCGCGTCCGCGCGAGAGCTGAACATAGGTTTCGTTCACTGGAGCGCGAATTCCGCCCGCCGTTGCGATGACGTCCATGACGCGATCGCCCCTGACGCTCAGGGGCACGCGCGCGCCATTGGCCACTTCTCCCGTGACGGTGACGCTATTGCTGACCGACCTCGGCATATTGATCAAAACCTGCGGCTCGATCGCCTTGCCCGCCAGCGCGCGTTCGACAATGATCTGCACCTCCTGCGTCGTGCGCCCCGCCACCCTGACGCGTCCCGCGTAAGGCACGCTGATCGAACCATCGCGGCCGACGATCTGATCGGGAATCGTCGAACTCTTCGAGCCGGTGCTGAAGCGGTCGCTGACCAGCGGCGCGGAGAATAGTCCGCCGGCGCCGGCCTCCCAAATGGTCACGGAAACCGTGTCCCCAACGCCGATTTTCGGCTCGACCGAGGGTCTGTAATCGCCAAAATGGGCCAGAAAACTGTCCGCTTCGCGATGGCGCAATATGTCGAGGACGGAGGAATTGATGTCGATGACTTCGTAGCGCTGGAAGCCGGGATAGGAAGATTGAGCCACGACGTCGTCGTTGCTCGGCCCCGATCCGGGCAGAATCGTCGCGCAGCCGGTCAGAGCGACCGCGATCGCGCCGGAAAGCAGAATGCGCGCGACGTTTGCAAAGTCATTCCGCATTCACGATCCACCCATAACAGCCGAGGATTATCATTGCCGGCGGTTCGAAACCACTGAGAAACCCCATCCCTATGGCCTTAGCGGGAAAGTGTAGCGAATAGGTCACAACAAACCCTTGCCCAAAATATGTCCTCGTTTTCGCGCCCCATCCCAAAATGGAACGGTCCAGCCTATTCGACAGACAGGTCGGCGCGCTTCATAAGGGCGCTGAAACGGATTGATCAAATGCGCTGCGACCATGCCGCTCAAAATCAAAAATCTTAGGGCTCTGCCGTACCTTGCCGAGCTGATTGCGTGCAGCCGGATTTTCGACGAGGACTGGTACAGGAAGGAATATCCCGCCTTTGAGATGGGCGAACTCGGTCCCATCATGCATTATCTGGTTGAAGGCGTTTTCGAGGGCGCGCGGCCGCATCTTCTGTTCGACCCCGACTGGTATCGGACGGTCGCGTCTTGCAAAGCTGCCAATCCGCTGATCGATTACATCAAATCTGGCGCGGCCGCGGGATTTGATCCGTCGCCCTATTTTTCATCCGCCTATTATCGCAAAAGCGCCGGCGCCCTTCGCGGACTGACGCCGCTTGGCCATTTCATTGCTTATGGCCTGCCCTGCAACGCCACTCCGACGCCGCTGTTCGACCGCGACTGGTATCTTGCCCATAATCCGGACGTCATGCGGGCGGGTTTCGATCCCTTCCTGCATTTCGTCGCCTCCGGCGCGCGCGACGGACGTTCCCCCGGCCCGCTGTTTGACGCGCCCTGGTACCGCATGAAAAATCCCGGCGTGCGCGACGCGGGCGTCGAGCCTTTGCGTCATTATCTTTCTCGCGGCGCCGCCGAAGGGCGTAGGCCCCACGATGGTTTCGACCCCGTATTCTATGTGGCGCAAGCGCCGCATGCGTCCGTTACGCTGGAGCAGGCTTTGGCCGACTATGCGGAGCAAGGGCGCGCGAACTGGCGCAGCGCAGACGCCGCGCTGCCGCCGCCTGGCTCGCCTGTCGCTGTCTTTGACGATTTTCCCTGGCGCCGCAGCGCTACGTCAGAACATCCTCATGCGCCTTTTTCGGTTCTGATCATTGACGTCGCCGGGCCGCCGCCCGCCACGGCCGATCTTTGCGCGGCGCTCAAACAGGCGCCGCAAGTCGATCTTTACGTTGTCGCCAACACGCCTGACGCCGCAATGCAAGAAGGCGTCGCCATGCTCGATCTGTCGCAGCCGAATCTTGCGGCGTTTGAGTCCGGCGTCGTCCTCGACCGGCTCCTGCGCGCGCTTAAATTTCGCGATTCCGGCGCCCTTGTCATCGAAGCGAATTATGCAGCCGCATCGCTCTCGTCTCTCTGCGCGGAGCTCGCGCTTGCGCATCATCAGGTCGACGCCGCCGCGCCGCTGACCACAGCCGGTTGGGCCGAGCTTCTTCGCCGCAAAATCGGCTATCGCGAAACGCCGCGGCCGACGATTTCCACAATCATTCCGAATTACAATCACGGGCGCTATCTCGACGAGCGCATCGGCTCGATCCTCGCCCAGACCCTGCCGCCCGACGAAATCATTTTCCTCGACGACGCGTCGGACGACGAGAGCCTCGCAATCGCACAACTGTGGCAGGCGAAATCTCGCGTTCCCTTCACCATCATCGCGGCCGAGGCCAACAGCGGCTCGCCTTTCAAACAATGGGCCAAAGGCGTATTGGAGGCCCGTTGCGACCTTGTCTCGATCGCCGAGAGCGATGACAGCTCTGCCCCCCGCTTTCTCGAGCGTATGGTTGCGTCTTTTCGAAATCCAAATGTCGTGCTGGCCTACAGCGACTCCGAAACGATTGGAACGGAAGGCGAAACGCTCGCCTCAAGCTGCCGCTTCTACACGGACACGCTGGACGAGACGAAATGGCGGTCGGGATATGTGGAAGACGGCGCGCGCGAGATCGCGACAACCCTCGCCGTCAAGAACACTATTCCAAATGTCAGCGCGGTTCTCTTTCAGCGCGCGGCGCTCTGCGGCGTCCTCGAAACGATCCAGGGCTTTCGCTATTGCGGCGATTGGGCCGCCTATGTCGCATGCTTGCGGCAAGGCGCAATCGCCTTTTGCCCGGAAGCCCTGAACCGGCGCCGGCAAGACCCGGGGAGCGTGACGCAGGATGGCGAGCGCGCGACGCTGGCCGTGCAGGAGGCGCTCGCCATCAAGCGGTCGATCCTGCAAGATATCGCATGCGCGGACCCGATATTTTGGCTCAGCCTCGCGCAAACGATATTCGAGTATGAGGGGCGATCGGCGGCGCTGCTTCCTGGACGCCCCGCGTTCACGGCCAATAAGGACCTGACCCGATCGCTTGATGATATGTCAGATATCATCGCAAAGCGACGGTCCTTCTATGCTGAACAGAAGCAAGAGGTTGCGCATTTTCTGCGTAATCTGGCCGATTGCGACGTAACGCTGGATAGGGCCGGGCGGCAAGCTCTCGTTGCTCGCGTCATCGTCGAGTTGCGGACGCTGGCGAAAGACTTCGGATAGGTCGCTTGCGCGCCCTTATTTGCGGCGGGCGACGACGATATCCTGAAAATTATGGATGGCGCCCGCGACATAGGATTCGATATCGAACCATTGCGTCCAGACGGCGTCGATCCATTTCCGGTTCACGAAGGTAATCCCGTAGTCATAAGCCCGCGACGTCAGATGGCCGGACTGAAGCGTGAAGTGAAACCCGTCTCCCTCCTTGAGGGCCGCGCTCGCCGCCTGAAGCGCATCAGGCGGAATGCCCAAAAGACCCAGGATCGCGGGGTCGGCCGACGCCCGTTCGATCGCCTTCTGTCCGTGGACGGTGAGCATCAGCAACGCGCCGGGCCGCGTGACGCGGTGCAGCTCTGCAAGATAGAATCGGTGGTCGTCCTCATTCATGTGGGTGAAGACGGAAATACTCACCACAGCGTCGAAGCGTTGATCCCCGCAAGGCAACCGCTGGCGCGGCGCTGTGTGCAGCGCCTTGACCCAGGGCAGATTGCCGCGCGCCCATTGGATCATGCGAGGGTCGACGTCGACGCCGACATAGACGCCGCGATAGCCCTTGAAAAGCCGCGCCACGCGTCCGACGCCGACGCCGAAATCGAGCCACGCGCGATAGGCGTGGAGGTCTGTTTCATGAGCCGACGCCAGCGCCCGCATGATGTCGGCGCCGTGCCGTGCAAAATCCTCCGGACGGCTCAATCCGGAGGTCGCCAGCATCAGATCGAGCGGCGGGAACGGCGCTATGGTTTCGCGCGCGGCCTCGCCCAGATGCAGGGCGGCCTCGTTATAGGCGAACCATGGCTCCAACGCGCCTTCAAAGCCGAGTTCGACGGCGTCGGCGGCGCCGTCCTTCAGGGCCGGCGGGTCAATTCCATGATCAGCGTCAGATAATCCATAAGCGCGATACATCGCCAGAACATCCTTCGCCATGTCGGCTGGCGTATGATCGTAGAACGTCGCGGCGCTGAGACGCGTCGCCAGCGCCGGATCGTCGGCGACTCTGCACAGGACCTCGGTCAGGCTTTCGACGTCGCCGCGCAAAAAATGGAAACCGTTGCGGCTGTCCTCGACAAATTCCGTCATCCCGGCCACATCGGAAATAATGACCGGCGTGTGGGACGCGAGCGCCTGCAGCAGAATGAGCGGACTGTTCTCGTACCAGGTCGAGGGAATGACGAGATAATCGAGATCGCCTAGCGCATTCGCCAGCTCCGCGCGCGGCAGAATCCCGAGGAATGCGACGGCAAGACCCTCGGCCTTTTGCCGCAGCGTCGCGTAATAGGCCGGATCCTGATCGTCCGGTCCCCAGATTTTCAGGGTCAGATTCGTCCGGACGCTCGCGCGCAGGGCGTCGAGAAGGAGATGCGCGCCCTTGTGCGGAAACAACTGGCCGATGAAGCCGAGCTTCAGCCCGTCGCCTTCGAGGCGCAGACGTTTTGGAGCGCGATCGATGTCGACGCCGAAATGGCTAACATGCATCGAAGCCGGAAAGCCATTGTCCTGATAGGCCTGCTTCAGGAAAAGCGTCGGCGCGATCGCTTCGCAATAGACGCCCATCGCCTCGCGCAGGATATCAGGCCGCGCCACAATGTCATTTGGCGTGAATCCGGCAATATGGAATGGCTGATCCTGGCGCTTGCCAAGCCTTGCAAGCTGCTTTGAGACAAACGGACGCAACCGCGGATCGGCGCCGAGCCGCGTCAGCGGCTTCGCCTCCGGCCTTGCGCCGACAAGCTTCAGGAAACAGGCGATGCAATTGGCCCGCGCCGCGTCGGGGCCGGCGCAGAGCTCACCCTGCGCGTCCTCGAGCCTGTTGTTGTAGCAAAAGCCGAAGAAATCCGTGAGCGTGGCGAAGGTCGGAACGCCCATCGCGCGCGCCACCTCGAGCAGCGCGGTCGTGTGGCTGATCAAATGGCAGACATGGATGACGTCCGGCGCGATTTTGCGCAACAGACGCTCATGCGGATGACGCAGCGCCGGCTGTTCATAGGTGTCGCGGACGTCGCGATTGGGAAAAAGATTCTTGTCGATCGAGACGACGCGGACCCCCTCATAGATGCGCTCCTCGACAAGCTCCTTTTGCGCCGGCTCGCCGGCCAGCGTCGCGGTTACGACGACAGGCTCCTCGCCGAGCGCGATCAGCTCCTTCGCGAGCGTGAGCGTATAGGCTTCCGTGCCATAAAAGTGAGTTGGGAAAAAGCAATGGACGTAAAGCGCAATTCTCATCACTTGCCCTTCACGTCGCGGCGTCCGCGAGGCTTTTCAACGTGCGCGCCACCCCGTCCTCGAACGAAACCCGCGCCGACCAGCCGATTTCGCGCCGCGCGCGCGAGGGATCGAGAATTGAGAGGGGCGTATCGAAGGGGCGAGGGGGTCGGCGCTCGACTTTGACCGGTCTGCCAAGCTGCGCTTCGAGACAGGCGATGATATCGTTCAATGAGCGTCCTTCTCCGCTGCCAATGTTCAGCGCTCTCGATGAATTTTGCGCTTGCGCGGCGCGGATCAGCGCATCGACCGCATCGTCGATATAGACGTAATCGCGCACCGTCGAGCCGTCGCCGAACAATATGATCGGCGCTCCTGTCAGCGCCGCCTTGCTAAACTGGGTGACGGCGCCAAAAAGCCGCTCGGGATTTTGGCCCGGCCCAAAAAGATTGCCGATCCTGAGCGAGGCCGGGCGAAGCCCGATCGTGTCCGCGAACAGATCAAGATAAGCTTCGACCGTGCGCTTCGACAGGCCATAGGCCGAGATCGGGTTCAGTGGATGATCTTCGCTCGCCGGCGCCTGGCGCAGCCGGCCGTAGATCGCCCCGCCCGAGGAGGCGAAGATCAAGCGGGGGGCGGCGCCCGGCGCGATGCTTTCAATGATGCGCAGGGAGCCGACGATATTTGCGCGCGCGTCCTCGGCGGGGGAAAGACTCGCTTCCGATGGAACCGTCGACCAGGCCAGATGATAGATGCAATCGACGCCCGACGTGATCTCCCGCAGCGGCGCGGCGGGGTCGGCCAGGTCGATGCGGCGCCAGGCCAGACGCGGATGGGCTGCAAACGGGCTCTGGCCGCGCCCGGCGGCGATCACGCTCGCGCCGGAGGCGAGAAGAGCTGGAACGAGGGCTCGCCCGAGAAAACCGCTGGCGCCGGTAACGAGGGCTTTGCCCGTCATGATCGCGGCGCTCGCCTACAAGGGAAAAAGAACGGCGTCAGGAAGGCCGGGCGCCATTTCGAAATCCTTCGGCGCAATGTCGCGGTAAAGGCTGCAATAGGCGGCCGCCATCGCCCCGACGGAAAAGCGCGCCTTCGCGATCGCCCGGTTGCGGCGCCCGAGCGCTTCGATCCGGTCGCGGTCGTCAAGCAGCGCCGCAATGATCCCAGCCGTTTCGTCGAGCGTGTCGCCAAGCGTTTCATCGCCGCCCAGAATTTCCGGCACGGCGCCGATGCGATAGCCCGCCACTGCAAGCCCGCAGCTCATGGCGAAGGGAACGACCTGCCCAAAGCTTTCCTGACGCACGGGGGCGACAAATATTTTGAATCGCGCCAGGAAGGCCGGCAATTCCTCAAAAGGCACATAGCCGGAAAATTCGAAATGCGGCAGCAGCCCTTCCTCGATGACGCGGCGGCGGAAATGCGCAAATAGCGAGCCGTCGCCAATGATGATCGCGCGCGTCGCCGGGCGTTTCTTGACGACCGCGATAAAGAGTTCGATCGCCTGAGCATTGAGCTTGTCGTTTTCGAGCCGGTAGATCATGCCGATCGTATCAAAGGCGCCCGCAGCCGGGATGGCGGGCCGCGCGAAACGGTCAAGATCTATGCCCGGATAAATTACCTTCGCCGGCGCCTTTGAACCAAACCGGTCGAAGACGCTTTGCGAGACAAACACGTTGCAGGCGACCGGCGAATCGGCAAAGGGCGCGACCGGAGTGTTGACGTTCTGCACGACAGGACACTCGAACTCGGCCGCGACTTCGAAGATCGCCCGGTACCATGGTTCGTCCACGTCGCCCCAATAGTGAATATGGACGAGATCCGGGCGGAACCGGCTGAAGACGGCGCGCACCGCATGCCGCGAAACCGGCTGAGGCGCCAGACGGATGGTCATTCCCTTATGGGCGCCATGCGGCGGCAAGGAGGAGGTTATCGTCTCCATTTCGATGCGATGGCCGAGATAGTCGTAAAGGTCGACGACGAGTTGCGTCGATCCTCCGACCCAGACATTGGCGATCGCGTGCAGCACCTTTGGGCGGCGTGCGAGCCCTATCCTCTGGCGCAGCCGCACCGCGTAAAGCGGCGGATGGAAGAACCCGGACGAGCGCCGCAAATTCCGCCAGAACGCCGCGCGGTCGAGCCGCCGCGTCCAGGCTCCGCTTGCCGGGTCGAGCGCCAGACGGGCGCTGCGAAAACGCGCATCCCCGATCTTTCTCAGCGCGACAGGCCAGCGCCAGAGCAGCGCGACGGTTCTCCAGA contains these protein-coding regions:
- a CDS encoding glycosyltransferase family 4 protein gives rise to the protein MVAEFAGGPRIGAEAEAAENAARERLSLKRELIIAQDHLADVEDRLAGLKPLMQAASLLRLAPRLGIGLCVLVWRTVALLWRWPVALRKIGDARFRSARLALDPASGAWTRRLDRAAFWRNLRRSSGFFHPPLYAVRLRQRIGLARRPKVLHAIANVWVGGSTQLVVDLYDYLGHRIEMETITSSLPPHGAHKGMTIRLAPQPVSRHAVRAVFSRFRPDLVHIHYWGDVDEPWYRAIFEVAAEFECPVVQNVNTPVAPFADSPVACNVFVSQSVFDRFGSKAPAKVIYPGIDLDRFARPAIPAAGAFDTIGMIYRLENDKLNAQAIELFIAVVKKRPATRAIIIGDGSLFAHFRRRVIEEGLLPHFEFSGYVPFEELPAFLARFKIFVAPVRQESFGQVVPFAMSCGLAVAGYRIGAVPEILGGDETLGDTLDETAGIIAALLDDRDRIEALGRRNRAIAKARFSVGAMAAAYCSLYRDIAPKDFEMAPGLPDAVLFPL